One window from the genome of Vespula pensylvanica isolate Volc-1 chromosome 19, ASM1446617v1, whole genome shotgun sequence encodes:
- the LOC122635718 gene encoding protein kinase 4-like isoform X1, translated as MLPYHHSHHYYYHPHLQTLPHSHSHFYHPRRHHQQHHRCMNNKNNNSKNNNNTKNNNNNKVNNDHHIQSNYQSQPSNCMLYENPNEVFSATNQINSSIWRTDQHQLPGSYRFVDVINYKSDCLHEYKMENVNQQKQQQQQQQQQEQQQQQEKQYNYKEINHDLASMKDFVGENVKKKNEKTINIENSTNVNTSSTKKVRKMNIYEKMQNQRIIANVRERKRTQTMNKGFAALRKVIPTLPSDKLTRIQIIKLATRYIDFLYQVLHRNMRYNEEEDEENNPKNAIITARDRTSSSYSHTTYEKLAYEFSVWRMENDLNINT; from the exons ATGCTGCCTTATCATCATTCtcatcattactattatcatcCTCATCTTCAAACTCTtcctcattctcattctcatttctatcatcctcgtcgtcatcatcaacAACATCATCGttgtatgaataataaaaataataatagtaagaataataataatactaaaaataataataataacaaagtcAATAACGATCATCACATTCAATCGAATTATCAAAGTCAACCATCAAACTGTATGCTATACGAAAATCCAAATGAAG TATTTTCAGCAACAAATCAAATCAATTCTTCAATTTGGAGAACCGATCAACATCAATTACCTGGATCTTATAGGTTCGtagatgtaattaattataagtcCGATTGTCTACACgaatataaaatggaaaatgttAATCagcaaaaacaacaacaacaacaacaacaacaacaagagcaacagcagcaacaagaaaaacaatataattataaagagaTTAATCATGATCTAGCATCGATGAAAGATTTTGTTGgcgaaaatgtaaaaaaaaaaaacgaaaagacaaTTAATATCGAGAATTCGACGAATGTCAATACTTCCTCGACGAAGAAAGTTCGTAAAATGAATATCTAcgaaaaaatgcaaaatcaAAGAATAATAGCGAATGttagagaacgaaaaagaactcAAACTATGAACAAAGGATTTGCCGCTCTTAGAAAGGTCATTCCTACATTACCAAGCGACAAGCTAACCAGAATTCAAATCATAAAACTTGCTACGcgatatatagattttttgtATCAAGTTCTGCATCGTAATATGAGATATAACGAGGAGGAAGATg AAGAGAATAATCCAAAAAACGCAATAATAACAGCAAGAGATAGAACATCGTCCTCGTATAGTCACACGACATATGAAAAATTGGCTTACGAGTTTAGCGTTTGGCGTATGGAAAATGATTTAAACATAAATACATGA
- the LOC122635718 gene encoding putative uncharacterized protein DDB_G0288537 isoform X2: MLPYHHSHHYYYHPHLQTLPHSHSHFYHPRRHHQQHHRCMNNKNNNSKNNNNTKNNNNNKVNNDHHIQSNYQSQPSNCMLYENPNEATNQINSSIWRTDQHQLPGSYRFVDVINYKSDCLHEYKMENVNQQKQQQQQQQQQEQQQQQEKQYNYKEINHDLASMKDFVGENVKKKNEKTINIENSTNVNTSSTKKVRKMNIYEKMQNQRIIANVRERKRTQTMNKGFAALRKVIPTLPSDKLTRIQIIKLATRYIDFLYQVLHRNMRYNEEEDEENNPKNAIITARDRTSSSYSHTTYEKLAYEFSVWRMENDLNINT; encoded by the exons ATGCTGCCTTATCATCATTCtcatcattactattatcatcCTCATCTTCAAACTCTtcctcattctcattctcatttctatcatcctcgtcgtcatcatcaacAACATCATCGttgtatgaataataaaaataataatagtaagaataataataatactaaaaataataataataacaaagtcAATAACGATCATCACATTCAATCGAATTATCAAAGTCAACCATCAAACTGTATGCTATACGAAAATCCAAATGAAG CAACAAATCAAATCAATTCTTCAATTTGGAGAACCGATCAACATCAATTACCTGGATCTTATAGGTTCGtagatgtaattaattataagtcCGATTGTCTACACgaatataaaatggaaaatgttAATCagcaaaaacaacaacaacaacaacaacaacaacaagagcaacagcagcaacaagaaaaacaatataattataaagagaTTAATCATGATCTAGCATCGATGAAAGATTTTGTTGgcgaaaatgtaaaaaaaaaaaacgaaaagacaaTTAATATCGAGAATTCGACGAATGTCAATACTTCCTCGACGAAGAAAGTTCGTAAAATGAATATCTAcgaaaaaatgcaaaatcaAAGAATAATAGCGAATGttagagaacgaaaaagaactcAAACTATGAACAAAGGATTTGCCGCTCTTAGAAAGGTCATTCCTACATTACCAAGCGACAAGCTAACCAGAATTCAAATCATAAAACTTGCTACGcgatatatagattttttgtATCAAGTTCTGCATCGTAATATGAGATATAACGAGGAGGAAGATg AAGAGAATAATCCAAAAAACGCAATAATAACAGCAAGAGATAGAACATCGTCCTCGTATAGTCACACGACATATGAAAAATTGGCTTACGAGTTTAGCGTTTGGCGTATGGAAAATGATTTAAACATAAATACATGA